The DNA segment AATCAGCCCAACCTTGTTATTTTCTATTAGTACAACCGCACCTCTATCTCTCACATTATCCCTCCTAAAATCGCTCAAACCGTATTGAAAGCATTCGTTAGCTGAAGAAGTCTAATTAAAATTCAATATAAAAAGGCTGAAGTTTGTCATCTATACAATATTCAATTCTTTGCCTAAAATTTTTCCACGTGACCATATCCAATGCTTCATCAATAGGAAAATATCCTACTTCTAGACTCTCAGTGCTAGTTGTAAGTGCTCCTCCAATGGGTGACCCCAAAAATAATGTATTACAAATTGAACCACTAACATTTTGAAATACTCCACAAAATTTTGTTATTTCAATATCTATTCCCGATTCTTCTTTTGTTTCCCTTATTGCAGCTTCCATCAAGGATTCGCCTTCTTCAACCTGTCCACCTGGCATTTCCCATCCTCTTCTTGGTCCTTTAATTAATAAAATTTCTTTTTGATCATTTAGTACAATTGTTGCTGCTGAAACAATATGTTTTGGTGTCATGATCTCAATCTCCATTTCAATATTTGTTTTTATACAATCCAACTAACTTCTTTATAACAAGTGCAATGATATCGAACCTGTAATTCACCTTTTCTTCTCTTAATTTACGTTCATAATCGCCTTTTAATTTTAACATAAATATCCAATTAATATTTAACGAAATTTTTAATCAATTATAAAAATAAAAATCGAAACTCGTGATTCGTATAAAAAACAAAAT comes from the Paenisporosarcina antarctica genome and includes:
- a CDS encoding NUDIX hydrolase gives rise to the protein MTPKHIVSAATIVLNDQKEILLIKGPRRGWEMPGGQVEEGESLMEAAIRETKEESGIDIEITKFCGVFQNVSGSICNTLFLGSPIGGALTTSTESLEVGYFPIDEALDMVTWKNFRQRIEYCIDDKLQPFYIEF